The genomic interval TCGTGACGGATCACGGCGCGGCGGTAGGCGGCCAGCATGTCCTGCTGACGGAGCATGCCGATGGGCACCCCCGGACGCGCCGGGTCGACCACCGGCACCTCCTCGATCCCGCTGTCCCCGTAGCGCCGGATCACCTCGTCCAGGCGGTCATCCGCCTCCAGCACCGGGAAATCGAGCAGGGCCAGGTCCTGGGCCACCAGAAGGTCGCGCAGGTTGACATCCTGCATCACCTCCAGGATGTTCTGCAGCGGGACGAGGCCGGTCATCCGGCCCGACTCGTCCACCAGCACGAAACTCTGGTGCTGCTCGGTCAGGGCCTTGCCGATCAGGTGGGGCAGCGGCGCGCTGTCCTCGACCAGCGCCACCCGGGGCAGCATGACATCCCCGACTTTCAGGCTGCGCAGGATATTGAGGTCGCGGCCGCGGTAGATGTTGATCCCCTTGCGCACCAGCTTGCGCGTGTAGATCGACTGGCCGGAGAGCAGCTTGAACGCCACCAGGCTGGACAGGATGCTGGCGGTCATCACCGGCAGGATGATCGCATAGTCGCCGGTAAGCTCGAAGATTATCAGGATCACGGTGATCGGCGCCTGCATCGTCCCGGCGATCATCGCTCCCATGCCCACCAGGGCGTAGGAGCCGCTCGGGCTGATCAGGCCGGGGGCGGCCAGGTGCAGCAGCGAGCCGACCAGCCCGCCCAGCATCGCTCCCTGGAACAGCGCCGGGGCGAACACTCCGCCCGAGCCGCCGCTGCCCACGGTGACCGAGGTGGCGACGAGCTTGAGCAATGTCAGGGTCAGCAGCAGAAAGATCGGCAGACGGCTGTCCAGGGCCAGGTCCATCGAGTCGTAGCCCGAGCCGAACACGTGCGGGAACCAGATGCCGACCACTCCCACGGCCAGCATGCCCACCACGGGACGGGCCACCACCGGCAGGCGGGTGCGCTCGAAAAGGTCCTCGCTGCGGTAGAGCACGGTGACAAAGAGCCAGGCCAGCCCGCCGGCCAGCACGCCAAGACCGGCGAAGAACAGGAACTCCCAGCTGCTGACCAGGGGCATATGATGCACTATGAAGGCCGGAGCGTCACCCATCAGCCAGCGGCTGATCACAGTGGCGGTGACGCTGCTGATGATGATCGGGGTGACCTGGCTGAGGGCGAAATCCCCCAGGATGACCTCGATGGCGAACAGCGAGCCGCCGATGGGGGCGTTGAACGTGGCGGCCATGCCGGCCGCGGCCCCGCAGCCGACCAGGGTCTTGAGCCGGTTGTCCGAGGCGTGCAGGAGCTGGCCCACTCTGGAGCCCAGGGCCGCGCCGATCTGCACGATCGGGCCCTCACGTCCCACCGAGCCGCCGCTGGCCAGGGTCAGGGCCGAGGCCAGGGCGCGGGTGAACACCGTGCGCCCCCGCATCCGCCCCCCCCGCAGGGCGATGCTCTCCATCACCTCCGGCACACCGTGACCCTTGGTCTCCTGCGGGAAAAACCGGATCAGCGGGGAGAGGATCAGCCCGCCCAGGGCCGGGATCAAGAGGCGGTGCCACCAGGGAAGGGCAAGCAGCAGGTCGAGGAAATTGTCCCCCGGTCCGAAAAAGATACCCTGGAACAGGCTGATCAGCTTGCGGAACCCCACCGCGCCCAGCCCGCCCAGCAAGCCGATCACGACCGCCACGATCAGGATCAGGCGGGTTTCGGACCAGCGGTTGATCGAAAAAACGCGCACCAGGACTCGGCGGTATTGCAGCAACCGGGAGGGCGGATGTTCGGGAGAGCCTATGGGAGTGCTTTCAGAGGGTTCCATCGCTCGGCTG from bacterium carries:
- a CDS encoding chloride channel protein, producing the protein MRVFSINRWSETRLILIVAVVIGLLGGLGAVGFRKLISLFQGIFFGPGDNFLDLLLALPWWHRLLIPALGGLILSPLIRFFPQETKGHGVPEVMESIALRGGRMRGRTVFTRALASALTLASGGSVGREGPIVQIGAALGSRVGQLLHASDNRLKTLVGCGAAAGMAATFNAPIGGSLFAIEVILGDFALSQVTPIIISSVTATVISRWLMGDAPAFIVHHMPLVSSWEFLFFAGLGVLAGGLAWLFVTVLYRSEDLFERTRLPVVARPVVGMLAVGVVGIWFPHVFGSGYDSMDLALDSRLPIFLLLTLTLLKLVATSVTVGSGGSGGVFAPALFQGAMLGGLVGSLLHLAAPGLISPSGSYALVGMGAMIAGTMQAPITVILIIFELTGDYAIILPVMTASILSSLVAFKLLSGQSIYTRKLVRKGINIYRGRDLNILRSLKVGDVMLPRVALVEDSAPLPHLIGKALTEQHQSFVLVDESGRMTGLVPLQNILEVMQDVNLRDLLVAQDLALLDFPVLEADDRLDEVIRRYGDSGIEEVPVVDPARPGVPIGMLRQQDMLAAYRRAVIRHDLGDHVARSLTSDPHFHEVELVAGYKMVEIEAPRLFWGQTLAALSLSERYGVQVFLIRKGVPEGQSKPAPGTEGEHQMHFVPRGEDRIDPGDGLVLVGTQEHLNKIFSLS